Part of the Candidatus Moraniibacteriota bacterium genome is shown below.
CTTATGCCAAATAACTTTAAAAACTTTGTTCCACCAACACAACTTCCTGAACCACAATCAAACTTAAAGTTAAATTTAATATCTAGCTCTTGTGTATTAGCAGGCGCATCCCAATTATGCCAACGATCTCCACAGCTATTTGAATCACAGTTATAGATAATCTTTAGAGCATTTGAACCATCCGGACCAGCTCCAACCGCAATAGAAGATGTCGACCCGGCGCTCCACCCATGATTATTGACTGAATCGGTATAATTGAAATTATCTTGAAAAAGAACGGCCGCCTGAGCGATACTCATATCTGCAAAGAGGAAAAAGCTGAACACGAAAATAAGCCCGCTCTTCTTGAAGGATGGCAAACAAAATCGACGAGAAACAACAGGTTTTTTAATCATAGAATCGCTTTATTTTATCTGAATAACATTCACTTTTATTTTCCCCTATTATACAGTTCCACTACTTCCGTCGCAGAGAGCGTCCGATTATAGAGGCGGACATCATCGATTTTTCCATAAAAACTGTATGAATCATAAGCTTCCCCCATGTTTAACGGTAAGTTATCAGTAATTGGAGTATACGCACTTGCACCACCATTATCAGTTTGTGGCACACCATTAACATACATCACTATGGTGTTTGAGCTATCTTTGTATGTTGCCACAATGTGATACCACTCGTTTGTATTCACAATAGGCTGTGTAGTGGTAAGTTCATCGCGATAGGTTGGTCCGGTACTTGCAAATCCAAAATCCACATCGAGGTTGTCAGATCCCGCATTGTAGAGATAGAGAAAGTAATTATTAGGTTTTCCGAAAATAAGCACGTATTGAGATGATGCTGGAAATGAATCCAAGCTCACCCACGCCGACATAGATATTTCTCCGGTCGTTATGTCGAGACTTGTCGAATCTGCAACATCAATCCCAGTCCCATCAAAACTCAAAGCCTGTCCCAATTTCCCAATCACAGCAGAGGAGGCGGTGAGACCCACGGCATCCCCATGATTCCCTTTGCCGCTCACATCTTTGATCTCGTTACTCGTATCGCCCCAAATCACATCTGGTCCATCAAACGTCCAGTGTCCCACGAGTCCCGTATCAACCGGATCTCCCGGAACGGTGGTCTGATAGAGTCTTTTCACTGCATCTTCGGAGAGGGCTTTGCCATAGAGTCTGACATCGTCAATCTTCCCATCAAAAGGCACGCCCGCATCACTCTCGGCGCCGATACGGAAGGCATTCGCATTGGCGAGAGAATTGATGGCGGCGGTGGAGGTGGTGGTACTTCCATCGAGGCTGCCATCGAGATAGAGATACATCCCTGTGTTGTCATTCCAGACGGCGGCGAAGTGGTGCCAGCCGGTTGCGCTCAAATTGGTTGCACCGGTTGCGGAATAGGTATCGGTCCCGTCGGAAATTTCGAAATTGAGATAGTCATTGCCGGCATTGTTGTCGACCCAGACGACATAGCCCGCATTGGTGGTTTGGTCGGTTTTCTTGGCGACAATGGTGTGATCGGCGGCAAAGGTATCGCGATTGAACCAGCCGACGATAGTGAAGTCCGCGCCATCAACAAAGTCGAGAATGCCGCTTGCGGGATCAGCGATGGAGAGGTATTGTCCGCTTCCGGAGAAATCGAGAGAATAGGCGCCGATTTGCCCCGTAGTCCAACTTGGAGAACCGGTCATGGCGAGTGTATTTCCGTTTCCACTGCTGTCAGTTGCGTTGGTGCCGGAGCCGTCATCGAGTTTCCAGTAGCCCAAGATGCCTTGGGAGAGGCGGTTTTCGATGGGGGCGTTTACGGTTTTGCTCGCTTCGGAGTTGAAGTCGTAGGTAAGTCCCACTGTTCCCGCGACAAAGAGAGCAATGAAGAACCACTGTGTTGCGCGGAGGAGGGAGATACGCATAAGCGAGGTTTTATTTGTAGACAGTATATCATGCCGGGACACAAATCTAGATGTATCACACCCTCTTTGAGACAAAAACCGTGCTATAATTCTCTCATCCATTCCTCATTCTTCCCTCCATGCCTGCGCGCTTCTTCACCTGGATCATTATCCTCTTCTCCCTCACCGTGGGAGCGGTTCTTTGGTGGCGACTTCAGGGGAAAAATCAAGGTCAAGCCGCAGAAACGATGAATGCGACGGTTCCAGGACCAACATCCTCCATTCTTGTCGGGCACTGGACACTTGATGGGAACGATGTTGTCTGGGGCGATACGACCAGTGAAATCAAAGACGTCTCGGGGTATGCGAAACACGGCGACTCTTCAAATCTCACAGCAGGAAGCGCAGTGGTAGGGCGAATTGGTCAGGGACTCCTTTTTAATGGAAGTAGCGACTCCATCTCTCTCGGCAATGTCTACAACGGCGTGAAAACCGTTTCCTTCTGGGCAAAGCCAAACTCAACAACACAGCCCTTTATTGATTTGAATGGCACAGCGACAATCAATATGACGTCCAGCACGGTAGCGGCGAATAACTTTACCAGTCCGACAATCTATGTGGATGGAACGGCAACCAGCACCTTTCCCAACACCAACTGGCATCATATCACTGTGACGACTGGAACTAGCATTAATGCGAGCGCAGCATATTTGGGAAAAATCGCGAGCAGCTATTTCGGTGGTATATTAGATGACCTACGATTCTACTCAACTGAACTCTCTGCGACGCAGGTTGCCGATCTCTACAGAAGTAGCGGCGCGAAGCAAACCATCAACTTCGGCATGGAAGGCACCTTGACCGATGGGCTCGTCGGGCACTGGACGATGGACGGAAATGACGTCATCTGGGGCGATTCGAGTAGTGAGGTGAAGGATCGAAGCGGGAACGGCAACGACGGGGATGCCGTGGGTCTCACTGCTTCCTCCGCCGTGATTGGCAAATTGGGGCAGGGGTTGAGTTTTGATGGGACGAGTGATGAGATTAGTGTCCTCGGTCCGACCATTACCAATACCCATTCTTTCGTCGCATGGATTAAGCCGTCTGGAAATCTCGGAGGGTACAATTCGTTAGTGGAAAGTGACACTACCTTTATAGGCGTTTACCTTCAGGATAGTAGCAGTTCTCAATGTTCCTTTGTTCAAACTCTTAATTTCTACTATTCAAGTACAAGTCATTGCAGTAACACAGAAATTACGGATGATATCTGGACGCATGTCGCAGTGATAAATAATGCAGGATCTGTCACTTTTTACGTAAATGGTGCCCCTGCCGGAACGGCGACAAGTGCTCCGGGTTACACTGCCGGAATGATCGGGAATGGGAACTCCACCTCTTTTAAGGGTTCTCTCGACGATGTCCGCATGTATAACCGGGCACTTTCTGTAACCGAAGTGACTAATTTGTATACCATAGGGAAATAGTATTCACCTCCCATTTTTTTGCTATGCTTCTTTTGTGGTATTCTTAAAAAAATCTCAACCAAAAAACCATGAAACAAAATTTGCTTGCATTCACGCTCTCTTCGATTGGACTATTTTTCTTCCTTCTTCCTGCGCATGTTTATGCCGCTCAGACAACAGGTGGCGTCAACTGGCTTGATCCACTTGGGTATCAAAAGCCGGCATTTTATCCGATCACGGTACCGGATGAAGCTACCGTGACAAACAAATATTATGTTGATATGAGTTCGGGCTCTGGAAGTGCGTGCTCTTCTTCAAGTCCCTGTGCCAATATTGACAATGTAATTGGAAAACCAGGTACAACTGGCGGGCCGGCCTATGTGTACGTTCGTGGCACGGGCAATCTTTCGCTCTATAATGATTCCTTCTACGGATCCGCAGGGAATGAAATCGTTATCAAGCCGTGGGGTACAGCGACCGCAACTTTTACTAGCAATTCAAACACCAATAGCTCCAATGTGCATCACCTCATATTTGATGGTGGCTCGAATTTGGGAATTCGATTTCAATCCTCCGCTGGACAGTACTCCTTGCATGTTCTCTCGAATGATACGACGATTTATCGGACACAAAGTTTGTGTTCAGGATCTGGTGCGCTCTTGTTTTCTGTTGGCGATAGCAAGGTAAACTCAAATGTTGCATTTATCAATAATGAAGGTTATGGCTGTACATCTACTAATGATCAGGTAAGTTTTGTGTATGCTGGCCCGGGGGGTGGAGGCGGTTACTCAAACTTGAAAATACTCAATAATATTATTCGTGATATGGGTGGTGAGGGTATTGAAATCAATCCTCGTGTTACTTCGAATAACCTCGAAATTACAGGAAACGCGATTCATAATATTGGGAAAGTTACTTGCTCTACGGCATGGAACTGCCGTCCCGGTATTACTATGAGCGTACAGAGTGGTGGTGGTAACAATGGAACGGTTATTAAAAACAACCTCATCTGGGACACAGGTTCTGGTTGCGTGTGGGATAGGGGTGGAGGTACTCCCCGACCACTTATCGTGAACAATACATGCTACGATTATGCTAAGATTGGTAGTGACCCTTGGCCGAATGGCATTGCTGGGTATTCCGGCCCTGGAACAGCAACTGTATCGAACAATATCATTTACGCTCCAAACGGAACGAATCCACTGGATGGTACCTATGCGGGGACCAACAACCTTTGTGGCTCCGGCAAATCCTGTGGCTCCTCCAGTCAAGCATGGAGTGCTAGCACGTTTCTCTCAACGAACGAAAACACATCGAACTTTCTTCAGATAGGTATAAATTCTACAGCCAAAGATACTGGCATAACCATAGCGAGTGTCACAAATGATTATGCCGATAATACTCGCCCTGTTGGCTCTGGCTGGGATATCGGCGCTTACGAATACGGTACCTCCACTCCCGACACCACCTCCCCCACCTCTCCCACCACTCTCGCCGCAAACGCCACCAGTGCCTCGAGTATCACCGTCACGTGGAATCCAGCAACCGACCCCACTACCGAGGGGCAGGCAACATCGGGCATCACTGGATACCTCATCGAACGCTGTACCGGACTCTCGTGTTCCACCTTCACCCAAGTGGGAACTCCCACTTCCAACAGCTACTCCGACACCGGTCTCACTGCCACAACTCTCTACCGCTATCGCGTACGAGCAAACGATGGAGCCGGCAACAATTCTTCCTACTCAAACATTGTTTCCGCCACCACCCCCCAAGCCCCTCCTTCTCCCACCTTCGTCTCCGAATACGAAACTCCCTGGAATACGAGTACCTCTCCCAAGACAACGAGTACTTTCAATGTTCAGTCAGGCGACATCCTCGTCGCCTATGCCGTGAATGAAAACTCCGGAAGTGTCATCACGACTCCTCCCACAGGAACCCTCTCCGGTACCTGGACACTCAAGCAAACGATTGCCGCCAGTAACGCCACCTACCTCCGTCTCTGGACGATGAGTGTCGCAACAAGCCAAACCAATGTGAATGTTGTCTTCACGAACGCGGGAGGCAACTTTGGAGGAGACGTCCTCCACTTCCGAAACGCGAGTAGTGTCGGTGTGACCGCCCAAGCCAACAGTGCGACCGGAAACCCAACCCTCACACTAAACGGCGTCAGTGAAAACTCATCCATCATCATGGTAAACGGAGACTGGAGTGCGAAGACTGGAGCAAGAACCTACAATACCACCCAAGCTGGATCCTTCACAGAAACCTCTGCCTATGCCGACGGATCAAGCTATGGAGTCGAAGCGGGCTACTACGAAAATGCCGGAACAGCAGGAAACAAAACAATTGGAATCTCTGCCCCAACCGGTATGTCTTGGTCACTCGCCGCAGTAGAAGTGAAAGGGAGTGGAACACCATCAAGTTCCTTCTCCTCCTGCTCCACTATCACTCCCGCCACCTTCCCAGGGAGTACCTACACCGGCTATGGTGCTCCCTATGATGTCTTTGCGAGTAATACTCCTCTCATAGCAACAGAGTGTAGCAGTGGTGATACCCATACCCTCAAAGCAACACTCGGCATTACGGGAGACACTACTCGAATCGTCTATACCAAAGGCTACTACTATGACCCCGGTATTGCTGACTGGCATCAGTTTACCGGTACCTGTACCGGTGCTCTCAACGGAGAATGGTGCCAAGGAAGTATCACGACTTCCATCACCGATACCGATATCTCAACCGCGAGTGCCACAGACCCTGCCTACCTTGTGGGGATGACCTGCTCGGTGCAGGGTGGCGGGTGGAAGTGTGGGTGTCGGGATACGGCGTGTTCAAACTTCTATTGGCAGGTGCAGGGGGCGGGGTTGTAGGGTGAGGGGTGGTGGATAATTTCCAATGAGCTGAGGTCTGAGTATGGTATACTAAAGGAAGTATTTTTTGTGTGACAAGATTGTAGTATGAGTATACAGGATCTCGAAGAACAACTTCATAAACATGATGGCGAAGTTCGCGAACCATCTCGGACAAGTGAATTCGATCCGGGGCATGTTGCAGATGATGCCAAAAATGCACTTGAGCAAACGAGTGGGTGGCGCATGGTACGCAATCGGTTTTTTGCTGATCGGGCAAAGACGATTCGTCTCGGAGTGCTTGCCATTGGAGGTATAGCGTTCATTGCGCTTCTTGTAGGAACATTTGTTCGTATTCGGCAGTCTTTATTTTCGCAAGATCGCGTCACGGTTTCTGTTATGGGTCCGAGCAATGTGAATAGTTCAGATGTAACCGATTTTGTTATTTCTTATGAGAATGCCAATCGTTCGAGGCTTGCGGATGCGG
Proteins encoded:
- a CDS encoding LamG domain-containing protein, with translation MRISLLRATQWFFIALFVAGTVGLTYDFNSEASKTVNAPIENRLSQGILGYWKLDDGSGTNATDSSGNGNTLAMTGSPSWTTGQIGAYSLDFSGSGQYLSIADPASGILDFVDGADFTIVGWFNRDTFAADHTIVAKKTDQTTNAGYVVWVDNNAGNDYLNFEISDGTDTYSATGATNLSATGWHHFAAVWNDNTGMYLYLDGSLDGSTTTSTAAINSLANANAFRIGAESDAGVPFDGKIDDVRLYGKALSEDAVKRLYQTTVPGDPVDTGLVGHWTFDGPDVIWGDTSNEIKDVSGKGNHGDAVGLTASSAVIGKLGQALSFDGTGIDVADSTSLDITTGEISMSAWVSLDSFPASSQYVLIFGKPNNYFLYLYNAGSDNLDVDFGFASTGPTYRDELTTTQPIVNTNEWYHIVATYKDSSNTIVMYVNGVPQTDNGGASAYTPITDNLPLNMGEAYDSYSFYGKIDDVRLYNRTLSATEVVELYNRGK
- a CDS encoding fibronectin type III domain-containing protein — translated: MKQNLLAFTLSSIGLFFFLLPAHVYAAQTTGGVNWLDPLGYQKPAFYPITVPDEATVTNKYYVDMSSGSGSACSSSSPCANIDNVIGKPGTTGGPAYVYVRGTGNLSLYNDSFYGSAGNEIVIKPWGTATATFTSNSNTNSSNVHHLIFDGGSNLGIRFQSSAGQYSLHVLSNDTTIYRTQSLCSGSGALLFSVGDSKVNSNVAFINNEGYGCTSTNDQVSFVYAGPGGGGGYSNLKILNNIIRDMGGEGIEINPRVTSNNLEITGNAIHNIGKVTCSTAWNCRPGITMSVQSGGGNNGTVIKNNLIWDTGSGCVWDRGGGTPRPLIVNNTCYDYAKIGSDPWPNGIAGYSGPGTATVSNNIIYAPNGTNPLDGTYAGTNNLCGSGKSCGSSSQAWSASTFLSTNENTSNFLQIGINSTAKDTGITIASVTNDYADNTRPVGSGWDIGAYEYGTSTPDTTSPTSPTTLAANATSASSITVTWNPATDPTTEGQATSGITGYLIERCTGLSCSTFTQVGTPTSNSYSDTGLTATTLYRYRVRANDGAGNNSSYSNIVSATTPQAPPSPTFVSEYETPWNTSTSPKTTSTFNVQSGDILVAYAVNENSGSVITTPPTGTLSGTWTLKQTIAASNATYLRLWTMSVATSQTNVNVVFTNAGGNFGGDVLHFRNASSVGVTAQANSATGNPTLTLNGVSENSSIIMVNGDWSAKTGARTYNTTQAGSFTETSAYADGSSYGVEAGYYENAGTAGNKTIGISAPTGMSWSLAAVEVKGSGTPSSSFSSCSTITPATFPGSTYTGYGAPYDVFASNTPLIATECSSGDTHTLKATLGITGDTTRIVYTKGYYYDPGIADWHQFTGTCTGALNGEWCQGSITTSITDTDISTASATDPAYLVGMTCSVQGGGWKCGCRDTACSNFYWQVQGAGL